The Ranitomeya imitator isolate aRanImi1 chromosome 6, aRanImi1.pri, whole genome shotgun sequence genome window below encodes:
- the LOC138643091 gene encoding glycosylphosphatidylinositol anchor attachment 1 protein-like produces the protein MQSPVMMGRAGAIQAALSPEICSDVITSFDVVVERLNGQLPNLDMVNLFLAFCQKNQLLCTIQARTIEGMFNLSEWLHQSYYFYLLPSLSRFVSIEIYMPAICFIILILILRIS, from the exons ATGCAGTCGCCAGTGATGATGGGACGAGCGGGAGCCATTCAGGCCGCCTTGTCCCCAGAGATCTGCAGCGACGTGATCACCAGCTTTGATGTGGTCGTGGAAAGGCTGAACGGGCAGCTGCCCAACCTGGATATGGTCAACCTGTTCCTAGCGTTCTGCCAGAAGAACCAGCTGCTGTGCACCATACAGGCAAG GACTATTGAAGGGATGTTCAACCTGTCGGAGTGGCTGCACCAGTCCTACTACTTCTACCTGCTTCCTTCCCTCTCCAGATTTGTATCTATCGAGATTTACATGCCGGCCATCTGCttcatcatcctcatcctcatccttcgAATATCCTAA